In Stieleria varia, one genomic interval encodes:
- a CDS encoding DUF1501 domain-containing protein: MDPRIESRRNLLLKSGYGLGGIALSSLLGGAAMNAQARGISNPGLPRFPNFAPKAKRIIYLFMAGGPSHIDTFDYKPEMRKFHGEELPESVRQGQRLTGMTSGQKSFPCVAPMFEFERFGNHGTWVNKELLPNVAGIVDDITIVKSMHTEAVNHDPAITYINTGVQQQGKPALGAWLSYGLGSENDNMPAYIVMISRGRGQLQALYDRLWGSGFLPARHQGVKLRSSGEPVLYLNNPPGIPREARRDMLTGLGELNQVAYDKFADPETQARISQYEMAFRMQSEVPELMDVGQETAHVRSLYGDAVDTPGSFARNCLLARRMVEKGVRYVQLFHRGWDQHGSLPSKIRQQCSDIDQPAAGLIKDLKQRGMLDDTLVIWGGEFGRTIYSQGNLTKDDHGRDHHGRCFTIWMAGAGIKRGFEYGMTDDHSYNILDDTGVHIRDLNATILHQLGIDHNKLTFKFQGLDQRLTGVEEPARVVKEILA; this comes from the coding sequence ATGGATCCACGAATCGAATCAAGACGCAACTTGCTGCTCAAATCGGGCTACGGTCTCGGCGGGATCGCATTGTCTTCGCTGTTGGGTGGTGCTGCAATGAATGCCCAGGCACGCGGGATATCGAATCCGGGACTACCTCGTTTTCCAAACTTTGCCCCCAAAGCAAAGCGGATCATTTATCTGTTCATGGCTGGCGGTCCGAGTCACATCGACACGTTTGACTACAAGCCGGAAATGCGCAAATTTCACGGCGAAGAGTTGCCCGAGTCGGTTCGGCAAGGTCAACGATTGACGGGGATGACGAGCGGCCAGAAATCGTTTCCATGCGTAGCACCGATGTTCGAGTTCGAGCGTTTCGGCAACCACGGGACTTGGGTCAACAAAGAACTGCTGCCAAATGTTGCCGGTATCGTGGATGACATCACGATCGTCAAATCGATGCACACCGAAGCGGTGAATCACGACCCGGCGATCACGTACATCAACACGGGCGTCCAGCAGCAAGGCAAGCCGGCGTTGGGGGCTTGGTTGAGCTACGGCCTAGGCAGCGAGAACGACAACATGCCCGCGTACATCGTGATGATTTCAAGAGGTCGTGGTCAATTACAGGCGTTGTACGATCGACTTTGGGGTTCGGGTTTCTTGCCCGCCCGACACCAGGGCGTCAAGTTGCGTAGCAGCGGCGAACCCGTGCTGTATCTGAATAATCCGCCCGGCATCCCACGTGAAGCTCGCCGCGACATGCTGACAGGACTCGGGGAGCTGAACCAAGTCGCTTACGACAAGTTTGCCGATCCTGAGACGCAGGCACGGATTTCACAGTATGAGATGGCCTTTCGCATGCAGAGCGAAGTTCCCGAATTGATGGACGTTGGACAAGAGACGGCACACGTGCGAAGTTTGTATGGTGACGCCGTCGATACGCCCGGTAGCTTTGCACGCAACTGCTTGCTGGCACGGCGGATGGTCGAGAAAGGTGTTCGCTATGTCCAACTCTTTCATCGCGGATGGGATCAACACGGTTCATTGCCGTCCAAGATTCGTCAGCAATGTTCCGACATCGACCAACCTGCCGCGGGGCTGATAAAAGACTTAAAGCAACGTGGTATGCTCGACGACACGTTGGTGATTTGGGGTGGCGAGTTCGGGCGTACGATTTATTCGCAAGGCAACCTGACCAAAGACGATCACGGCCGCGATCACCACGGACGTTGCTTTACGATCTGGATGGCGGGTGCGGGGATCAAGCGTGGGTTTGAATACGGGATGACCGACGACCACAGCTACAATATTCTCGACGACACCGGCGTCCATATCCGCGATCTCAACGCAACGATCTTGCATCAGTTGGGAATCGATCACAACAAGTTGACCTTCAAGTTCCAGGGGTTGGATCAACGCCTGACCGGAGTGGAAGAACCTGCTCGTGTTGTGAAAGAAATCCTGGCGTAA
- a CDS encoding DUF1553 domain-containing protein, which produces MMNRALKNLLAISMVATAVGSLSADEIDFNRDVRQILSDNCFLCHGPAESTRAAGLRLDLRDAAIDSGAIQPGAAHSSELVARIFSDDADAVMPPPESNKTLTTEQKDLLKEWIEQGAEYQDHWAFVAPKKSVERVSGNPVDHFVRQRLVNTPLSISETADPRTLIRRVTFDLTGVPPSIDDVDAFLSDIQARGLELAYERVVDRLLASHAYGERMTLAWLDAARYGDTSVMHADGPRDMWPWRDWVIHAYNSNMPFDQFTTEQLAGDLIPDATTEQKIASGFNRNHATSDEGGAFAEELRVEYVVDRVATTSTVWLGLTMECAQCHDHKYDPISQKEYYQFFAYFNNTADPGMQTRNGNQTPTVEVDSDFVASAYMQERQLKREQLSEKLETQQRSLEKYVSSVEEKFNAWAKEETQKAQAAGKPTDIPGLVQWFAFDTSANNELTNGITGSSATLESGKFELVDRDGGKALKLNGSSNYVLNEESTQLAHNQPFSFAAWMKYDGKSGGAVFSKMDVNNAYRGYDLWVQGRNVGTHIISKWQDDAIKVVSKDELKIDTWQHVVVTYDGEMKAAGVKVYIDGKLSENQIEADSLKNTIDTTAAFKIGSRSAGANWKGEVDDIRIYNRELSPEEVALAKDSVINGILNTAKENRTAEQNETLKTFYLANHDAEYQKQRKAIDKSAKELGDFEATRLTSMIMTDNPPNKMRMTYVLDRGQYDSPREDESVTVGVPKALPALPEDAPANRLGLAQWLTDPQHPLTARVAINRYWTLLFGNGLVRSAGDFGAQGMPPTHPELLDWLAVDFVESGWDVKRMMKTIVMSETYRQSSRRSEAQAQHDPENLLLSRSPRFRLQGEFIRDSALAIGGLLVDEVGGPGVKPYQPPNIWNEVSLNGGLRYNQDSGRNLYRKSMYTYWKRSAPMPNMLIFDAPSREKCVVKRARTNTPLQALVTLNDPQFVEAARAFAQRIITTKQSATERIDLAYQLTTSRPATQREQQILAGILERELARFAANPDAAQQFLSVGQWKRDESLDPIEHAAWTVIAQMILNLDEALTRG; this is translated from the coding sequence ATGATGAATCGGGCACTCAAGAATCTGCTGGCCATCTCGATGGTCGCGACGGCAGTTGGCTCCCTCAGCGCTGATGAAATCGATTTCAATCGTGACGTCCGGCAAATCCTTTCGGACAACTGCTTTCTCTGTCACGGACCGGCGGAATCGACGCGGGCGGCCGGGTTGCGGTTGGACCTGCGAGATGCTGCCATCGATTCGGGGGCCATCCAGCCGGGAGCGGCTCACTCAAGTGAACTCGTTGCCAGGATCTTTTCCGATGACGCTGATGCAGTGATGCCTCCGCCCGAGTCCAACAAGACGCTGACGACAGAGCAAAAGGATCTGTTGAAGGAATGGATCGAGCAGGGAGCCGAGTACCAAGACCACTGGGCGTTCGTCGCGCCGAAAAAATCCGTCGAGCGAGTTTCCGGAAATCCGGTCGACCACTTCGTCCGCCAACGATTAGTAAACACGCCGCTGTCGATCTCCGAAACCGCTGACCCGCGAACTCTGATTCGACGCGTCACGTTCGACTTGACCGGTGTCCCACCGTCGATCGATGACGTCGACGCGTTTCTCAGCGACATCCAAGCACGCGGCCTGGAGCTTGCGTATGAACGTGTCGTCGATCGACTGTTGGCTTCGCATGCTTACGGCGAACGCATGACGCTCGCTTGGTTGGACGCGGCTCGATACGGGGACACCAGCGTGATGCACGCCGATGGACCTCGAGACATGTGGCCTTGGCGGGATTGGGTGATCCATGCGTACAACAGCAACATGCCGTTTGATCAATTCACGACGGAGCAGTTGGCGGGAGACCTGATTCCCGATGCTACGACGGAACAAAAGATCGCGTCTGGATTCAATCGCAATCACGCGACCAGTGACGAGGGAGGTGCGTTTGCGGAAGAACTGAGAGTCGAGTACGTCGTTGATCGCGTGGCGACGACCAGTACGGTTTGGCTAGGCCTGACGATGGAGTGCGCGCAGTGTCACGATCACAAGTACGATCCGATCTCTCAAAAGGAGTACTACCAGTTCTTTGCCTATTTCAACAACACGGCCGACCCTGGAATGCAAACACGAAACGGCAACCAAACGCCAACCGTGGAAGTCGACTCGGATTTCGTCGCATCGGCCTACATGCAAGAACGCCAATTGAAACGCGAACAACTTTCGGAGAAGCTCGAAACTCAGCAACGCTCTCTTGAAAAATACGTCTCCAGCGTCGAAGAAAAGTTCAACGCATGGGCCAAGGAGGAAACCCAAAAGGCGCAAGCCGCTGGCAAGCCAACGGACATACCCGGCCTCGTCCAATGGTTCGCCTTTGACACCTCAGCAAATAACGAACTCACCAACGGCATCACCGGATCCTCCGCCACCCTTGAGAGCGGCAAATTCGAGTTGGTCGATCGGGATGGCGGCAAAGCGTTGAAGCTCAATGGGAGCAGCAACTACGTTCTCAACGAGGAGTCCACTCAGCTAGCGCACAATCAACCGTTTAGCTTCGCCGCATGGATGAAGTACGACGGCAAGAGCGGTGGGGCCGTTTTCTCGAAAATGGACGTCAACAACGCCTACCGTGGATACGACCTTTGGGTGCAAGGTCGCAATGTGGGAACCCACATCATCAGCAAATGGCAAGACGATGCGATCAAAGTGGTCTCCAAGGATGAACTCAAGATCGATACCTGGCAGCACGTCGTCGTCACGTATGACGGCGAAATGAAAGCGGCGGGTGTGAAGGTCTACATCGACGGAAAACTTTCCGAGAACCAGATCGAAGCCGACTCGCTGAAGAACACGATCGACACGACTGCGGCGTTCAAGATCGGCAGCAGATCCGCCGGTGCAAACTGGAAGGGAGAGGTTGATGACATTCGCATCTACAACCGGGAGCTGTCGCCGGAGGAAGTCGCACTTGCCAAGGACAGCGTGATCAACGGAATCTTGAACACCGCGAAAGAAAATCGCACGGCAGAGCAGAACGAAACGCTCAAAACCTTTTACCTTGCCAATCACGATGCCGAGTACCAAAAACAACGCAAAGCGATCGACAAGTCGGCCAAAGAGCTTGGTGATTTTGAGGCGACGCGTTTGACGTCGATGATCATGACGGACAATCCGCCCAACAAAATGCGGATGACGTATGTACTCGACCGCGGTCAATATGATTCCCCCAGAGAAGACGAGTCGGTCACGGTTGGTGTTCCCAAAGCACTTCCTGCCTTGCCCGAGGATGCCCCGGCCAATCGCTTGGGGCTGGCGCAGTGGCTGACCGATCCCCAACATCCTCTCACCGCACGCGTGGCGATCAACCGTTACTGGACGCTGTTGTTTGGCAACGGACTGGTTCGTTCCGCCGGTGATTTTGGTGCCCAGGGGATGCCGCCCACGCACCCCGAATTGCTTGACTGGCTGGCGGTTGATTTCGTCGAGTCGGGATGGGATGTGAAGCGGATGATGAAGACCATCGTGATGTCAGAGACGTATCGTCAAAGCTCGCGACGCTCGGAGGCTCAAGCACAACACGATCCGGAAAACCTGTTGTTGTCGCGAAGCCCCCGCTTTCGTCTGCAGGGCGAGTTCATTCGCGACTCTGCGTTGGCGATCGGCGGTTTGCTGGTCGATGAAGTCGGCGGGCCGGGCGTCAAACCGTACCAGCCGCCGAACATTTGGAACGAAGTCAGTCTCAACGGAGGGCTGCGGTACAACCAAGACTCGGGCCGCAACCTGTATCGCAAATCCATGTATACATACTGGAAGCGAAGCGCACCGATGCCCAACATGTTGATTTTCGATGCACCCTCGCGTGAAAAATGCGTGGTCAAACGAGCCAGAACCAATACACCACTGCAAGCCCTGGTGACCCTGAACGATCCGCAGTTCGTGGAGGCGGCTCGTGCGTTTGCGCAGCGAATCATAACGACGAAGCAATCGGCGACCGAACGTATTGATTTGGCCTACCAATTGACGACATCGCGACCTGCGACGCAGCGTGAGCAACAGATCTTGGCTGGTATCCTGGAGCGTGAGCTGGCACGATTCGCAGCGAATCCGGACGCCGCCCAGCAGTTCTTGTCCGTCGGTCAATGGAAACGCGATGAATCGCTTGATCCGATCGAGCACGCAGCATGGACCGTCATCGCTCAGATGATCTTGAACTTGGACGAAGCACTCACACGAGGTTGA
- a CDS encoding FAD-dependent oxidoreductase, which translates to MKPILITTAAWMLLLVAVNDEAIDAEEPNTNESAAASDSIGRSEVSHADVVVYGSTPGGFCAAIAAAREGASVILLEPTDHVGGMNTGGLSHCDSNQMVRSTVMGLFDEWHKRVVKDYTDRGLKAPYEPTRKDQSLWTFEPHVAMRVTMQMLEEAGVTVLTERYLTAVEKGGPRITSLVTKNGTFTAKVFVDGTYEGDLMAAAGVDWTIGREGRDEYGESLAGKQYPKKKMAINGLNESGKLLPLLTTEDAGPEEAGDKNIMTYSFRLCLTADPNNRVEMPKPANYDPSRFEIVRRALRAGERAIGFDLYPLPGKKLDGNNSIGGQFSLGLVGGGKNWHSADEAGRQEIWEAHKQYTLELFHFLISDPDVPAGIRNKFARLGLCKDEFASYGHFSPALYVRESRRMMGMYVIRQQDILDSPSRSDPIAISSFPIDSHDCQRIALADGGVINEGTIFPVRRKNPKQGYAYHVPYRSILPHAEQCENLVVPVALSCTHVGISSLRIEGTWMIIGQSAGIAAALAASSDVPVQELSYVTLRERLLAQGQVLELPDVPDLSASAVSIDPGSLPEIVLDDATATLAGEWTHSINFAPHIGKGYVFSGEKDSKAKGDGESVATFRFKASKSGEYQLLMAYSAHESRATNVPVTVSSGPHTKTLVVDQTIPLPPGKHFRPLETVVLSADVESIIQITNAETTGFVILDALQLLPVE; encoded by the coding sequence ATGAAACCCATTCTCATTACCACAGCCGCTTGGATGCTGTTGCTTGTTGCGGTGAACGATGAGGCGATCGATGCCGAGGAGCCGAACACGAACGAGAGTGCTGCTGCGTCGGATTCGATCGGTCGGTCGGAGGTCTCCCACGCGGATGTCGTCGTCTATGGTTCGACACCGGGCGGTTTTTGTGCCGCCATTGCCGCGGCTCGCGAGGGTGCTTCGGTGATTCTACTGGAGCCGACGGATCATGTCGGCGGCATGAATACCGGCGGGCTGAGCCATTGCGACTCCAACCAAATGGTCCGCAGCACGGTGATGGGCCTGTTCGATGAATGGCACAAACGCGTGGTAAAAGATTACACCGATCGCGGCTTGAAAGCTCCCTACGAACCGACGCGAAAAGACCAGTCCCTGTGGACCTTTGAGCCGCACGTGGCTATGCGTGTCACGATGCAAATGCTTGAGGAGGCCGGCGTCACGGTCTTGACCGAGCGATATCTGACGGCGGTCGAGAAAGGCGGGCCGCGGATCACGTCGTTGGTCACCAAGAACGGCACCTTCACCGCCAAAGTCTTTGTCGACGGCACGTATGAAGGAGACCTGATGGCGGCCGCCGGAGTGGACTGGACGATCGGACGCGAGGGACGAGATGAATATGGTGAGTCGTTGGCGGGTAAGCAGTACCCAAAGAAAAAGATGGCCATCAACGGATTGAACGAGTCAGGAAAGCTGTTGCCCCTGCTGACGACCGAGGATGCCGGGCCTGAGGAAGCCGGCGACAAGAACATCATGACGTACAGTTTCCGATTGTGCCTGACAGCAGATCCGAACAATCGCGTAGAGATGCCCAAACCCGCCAACTACGACCCGTCACGATTCGAGATTGTCCGCCGCGCGTTGCGGGCGGGGGAGAGAGCTATCGGCTTTGACCTTTATCCATTGCCCGGCAAAAAGCTCGACGGCAACAACTCCATCGGCGGACAGTTCTCGCTGGGCTTGGTCGGCGGTGGGAAGAACTGGCACTCGGCCGACGAAGCGGGACGGCAGGAAATCTGGGAAGCACACAAACAGTACACACTGGAACTATTTCACTTCCTGATCAGCGACCCGGATGTGCCTGCTGGGATCCGCAACAAGTTTGCCAGACTCGGTCTGTGCAAGGACGAGTTCGCGAGCTATGGCCATTTCTCTCCCGCACTGTACGTCCGCGAGTCACGGCGGATGATGGGCATGTACGTCATCCGCCAGCAAGACATACTCGATTCGCCGAGCAGGAGTGATCCCATTGCGATCTCGTCTTTCCCGATCGACTCCCATGATTGCCAACGGATCGCGCTGGCAGACGGAGGAGTGATCAACGAGGGAACGATCTTTCCCGTGAGGCGCAAAAACCCTAAGCAGGGCTACGCTTACCACGTCCCGTATCGCTCGATACTGCCGCACGCCGAGCAGTGCGAAAACTTGGTGGTGCCGGTCGCGCTTTCATGCACACACGTGGGGATTTCCTCGTTGCGTATCGAAGGAACGTGGATGATCATCGGCCAGAGCGCGGGGATCGCCGCGGCATTGGCGGCGAGCAGCGATGTTCCTGTCCAGGAACTGTCGTACGTAACACTTCGCGAGCGATTGCTGGCTCAGGGACAAGTTCTCGAATTACCGGATGTTCCTGATCTGTCCGCGTCAGCTGTTTCGATCGACCCAGGCTCTCTACCGGAAATCGTGCTTGACGACGCCACAGCAACACTGGCTGGTGAATGGACTCATTCGATCAACTTTGCGCCACACATTGGCAAGGGATATGTCTTTAGCGGAGAGAAAGATTCGAAGGCAAAAGGTGACGGAGAATCGGTTGCGACCTTTCGATTCAAGGCGTCAAAGTCCGGTGAGTACCAATTGCTGATGGCTTATTCCGCCCATGAAAGCCGGGCAACGAACGTTCCCGTAACCGTTTCATCCGGACCACACACCAAGACCCTCGTGGTGGACCAAACCATACCGCTCCCCCCTGGCAAACATTTTCGTCCACTGGAAACCGTCGTTTTGAGCGCGGATGTGGAATCCATCATTCAAATCACGAACGCAGAGACAACCGGTTTTGTTATCCTGGACGCTTTGCAACTGCTGCCAGTCGAATGA
- a CDS encoding ArsR/SmtB family transcription factor — protein sequence MPATKSKKVTKPKGSVRDFADAAECLKTLAHPVRLRMVQLLLHGRYTVGEIAQDCEVPDNVASENLRLLQRCGFLASEREGRKVFYQIAEPHLAGLMNCIEGRFLNADR from the coding sequence ATGCCAGCCACGAAATCGAAGAAAGTGACCAAGCCGAAGGGGAGTGTCCGAGACTTTGCCGATGCGGCTGAGTGCCTGAAAACACTGGCTCATCCGGTTCGTTTACGAATGGTGCAATTGTTGCTGCATGGTCGGTACACCGTAGGCGAGATCGCACAGGACTGTGAAGTTCCCGACAACGTGGCGTCCGAGAATCTGCGTTTGCTGCAACGATGCGGTTTCCTGGCCAGTGAGCGAGAGGGCCGTAAGGTCTTTTACCAGATCGCGGAACCTCACTTGGCGGGACTGATGAATTGCATCGAAGGACGTTTCTTGAACGCCGATCGGTAG
- a CDS encoding DUF4832 domain-containing protein encodes MFQIKLLLTGLIAVFTSAAVFAQQGRAISLKSQISHVQPMTGIVLWSDNDDVSKHADAIALEYRYCGYNEVVDASGNYDFGKIDSILDEIAARNHQAVLRFYFCYVGKETTVPEFISSRPDYQETIGISEKQKTHFCDWSNRALQAFTLEFYTKFAQRYDQDPRIAFLQTGFGLWAEYHIYSGPKQMGQTFPSKEYQAVFLRHMDEQFQSLPWSISIDAADNDYTPLEENQELLRLNFGLFDDSFLCKPHPKENAVNWKILGGDRWKRQPAGGEFSYYNKKDQRNALSPEGPNGVSFEDAAKQFHISYMIGNDQPRYQGIQRIRSASMATGYRFRVTAAVVTGKDLVLRVVNEGVAPIYRDAFFAAGTKRSNASLRGLLPGQSMECTISGITEADIQRIFIESDAILPTQRIQFDSDLP; translated from the coding sequence ATGTTTCAGATCAAGTTGTTGTTGACAGGCCTGATTGCGGTCTTTACCTCCGCTGCCGTCTTTGCCCAGCAAGGCCGAGCGATTTCGTTGAAGTCCCAGATTTCTCATGTTCAACCGATGACGGGGATCGTGCTCTGGTCGGACAACGATGACGTATCCAAGCATGCCGATGCGATTGCGCTTGAGTATCGGTATTGTGGGTACAACGAAGTGGTCGACGCGAGCGGAAACTACGACTTCGGCAAAATTGATTCTATCCTGGACGAGATCGCCGCCCGAAATCATCAAGCGGTCTTGCGTTTTTATTTCTGCTATGTCGGCAAAGAAACCACGGTGCCAGAGTTCATTTCATCGCGACCCGACTACCAGGAAACCATCGGGATCAGCGAGAAGCAAAAAACGCATTTTTGCGACTGGAGCAATCGGGCACTGCAAGCATTCACGCTTGAGTTCTACACCAAGTTCGCTCAGCGATACGACCAAGACCCGCGGATCGCTTTTCTGCAGACCGGTTTTGGATTGTGGGCGGAGTACCATATCTACAGTGGCCCCAAACAGATGGGGCAGACATTCCCGTCAAAGGAGTATCAGGCGGTGTTCTTGCGGCATATGGACGAACAGTTCCAAAGCTTGCCCTGGTCCATCAGCATCGATGCGGCCGACAACGACTACACGCCACTGGAAGAAAACCAAGAGCTTCTTCGTCTGAACTTTGGATTGTTTGACGACTCGTTCCTGTGTAAGCCACACCCAAAGGAGAACGCGGTGAATTGGAAGATCCTGGGAGGGGATCGCTGGAAACGACAACCGGCGGGCGGCGAGTTTAGCTACTACAACAAAAAGGATCAGCGGAACGCGTTGAGCCCTGAAGGCCCCAATGGGGTCTCCTTTGAAGATGCCGCCAAGCAGTTTCACATCAGCTACATGATCGGCAACGATCAGCCTCGGTACCAAGGCATTCAGCGTATCCGATCGGCAAGCATGGCGACGGGGTATCGGTTTCGCGTTACCGCAGCGGTGGTGACCGGCAAAGACTTGGTGTTACGAGTCGTCAACGAAGGCGTCGCGCCGATTTATCGGGACGCTTTTTTTGCTGCGGGAACCAAGCGGTCGAACGCCTCGCTACGAGGGTTGCTGCCGGGCCAAAGCATGGAATGCACGATCAGCGGCATCACGGAAGCGGACATTCAGCGGATTTTTATTGAAAGCGACGCGATCCTGCCGACCCAGCGGATTCAGTTTGATTCCGACTTGCCGTAG
- a CDS encoding sulfite exporter TauE/SafE family protein, with translation MFALAILFGCVVGFALGLTGGGGGIFAVPLLVYGLSVAAREAVGISLAAVGGTALFGAVPRMVRGEVELRTGLLFAIAGMLGAPIGSYLSALVPENVLLVMFAVLMLVVAQRMWSKARNPALPSGVCSSESEPVEDHSACQRDSDGKLRLTSRCARLLSLVGLMTGVLSGMFGVGGGFVIVPALVIFSGMAIHQAVGTSLFVIVLVSLSGVASHVAGGNELSLETTLLFMLGGFAGMWLGGIVAKRLKGPTLQKTFSIAVVLVAIFVIYRSVVL, from the coding sequence ATGTTCGCGTTAGCCATCCTGTTCGGCTGTGTCGTCGGGTTTGCACTGGGGTTGACCGGTGGAGGCGGCGGCATCTTTGCTGTCCCGCTGTTGGTATACGGGCTGTCCGTTGCGGCTCGCGAAGCGGTTGGGATCTCACTCGCGGCGGTCGGCGGGACCGCTTTGTTCGGAGCAGTGCCGCGGATGGTGCGAGGCGAAGTCGAATTGCGGACCGGGTTGCTATTTGCAATTGCCGGGATGCTCGGCGCCCCGATCGGCTCCTATCTGTCCGCGCTTGTTCCTGAGAACGTGTTGTTGGTGATGTTTGCGGTGTTGATGTTGGTGGTGGCGCAGCGGATGTGGTCCAAGGCTCGTAATCCTGCATTGCCCAGCGGTGTTTGTTCGAGCGAGAGTGAGCCAGTGGAAGACCACAGTGCTTGTCAGCGTGACTCCGACGGCAAGCTTCGTCTGACGTCGCGTTGCGCTCGGTTGCTGTCGTTGGTCGGGCTGATGACGGGTGTGCTTTCAGGGATGTTTGGTGTCGGCGGTGGGTTTGTGATCGTACCGGCGCTGGTGATTTTCAGTGGCATGGCGATTCATCAAGCCGTTGGGACATCCTTGTTCGTGATCGTCTTGGTCAGTCTCAGCGGCGTGGCATCGCATGTCGCCGGCGGCAACGAACTTTCCTTGGAGACGACGTTGCTGTTCATGCTGGGCGGGTTCGCAGGCATGTGGCTGGGCGGCATCGTCGCCAAGCGACTGAAGGGCCCGACGCTTCAGAAAACGTTTTCGATCGCGGTCGTGTTGGTCGCGATCTTTGTGATCTACAGGTCAGTGGTTTTGTAA
- a CDS encoding polysaccharide lyase family 7 protein, whose protein sequence is MSTPNFEQPNPYSIVVRLACLASLLVGSSSVSRADPPPEHAGKPEHAGKNVTRIDLSHWKLTLPTDSSGNYGGHASEVSAQRLVAGFTDSHFYADPDGTIVFWCPVAGARTDGTKFPRCELREMLKPGDEDTNWTSTGTHILRARCRLTQLPSNPKVVIGQIHGYTGEARPLIKLQYFRDHIEALVKISPNSGKDRKLTFADVQVGEDIRYEIKVQDNMLFVTVNGETHSEDLQKNDPDWLRQTLYFKAGVYSQDNEGPLTEGAKAVFTELTVTHHE, encoded by the coding sequence ATGTCAACACCAAACTTTGAGCAGCCCAATCCTTATTCCATTGTTGTTCGCTTAGCTTGCCTAGCGTCGCTGCTGGTAGGCTCTTCTTCAGTATCAAGGGCGGATCCGCCGCCGGAGCATGCAGGCAAACCGGAGCATGCAGGCAAAAACGTCACTCGCATCGACTTGTCTCATTGGAAGTTGACGTTACCAACCGATTCGTCGGGCAACTACGGCGGACATGCAAGCGAAGTTTCTGCTCAAAGGCTTGTCGCCGGGTTCACGGATTCGCACTTCTACGCTGATCCAGATGGTACCATCGTTTTCTGGTGCCCCGTGGCGGGCGCCAGGACAGATGGAACCAAGTTTCCTCGGTGCGAACTGCGCGAGATGTTAAAGCCAGGCGACGAAGATACCAACTGGACCTCCACTGGGACACACATCCTGCGCGCTCGTTGCCGACTCACGCAGCTTCCAAGCAACCCCAAAGTCGTGATCGGTCAAATCCACGGCTACACGGGCGAGGCTCGACCGCTGATTAAACTACAGTACTTTAGAGATCACATCGAAGCTCTTGTGAAAATCAGCCCAAACTCAGGGAAGGACCGCAAGCTGACCTTCGCCGATGTCCAGGTCGGCGAGGACATTCGCTACGAGATCAAAGTGCAAGACAACATGCTGTTTGTCACGGTCAACGGCGAAACCCATTCAGAAGACTTGCAGAAGAATGACCCGGATTGGCTTCGACAGACACTTTACTTCAAGGCCGGCGTCTATTCACAAGACAACGAAGGCCCATTGACGGAAGGCGCAAAGGCCGTGTTCACCGAGTTGACGGTCACTCATCACGAGTAA